Proteins found in one Nitratiruptor sp. SB155-2 genomic segment:
- a CDS encoding SGNH/GDSL hydrolase family protein, with the protein MILALGDCNVKGADKYNGLTYADIVARKLNQPLINAGITMSTVREGKILFDTYKNKKPNIILFGYGLVDSWKTFRYAPYVLYYPDNFLRKIARKIVKKYKKIARQFGLNKLFGQKYVVPPEEYENTIRQIIQESPKIILIETPPHRTEQFRNPDIKKYNQVLRKLANEYEQCEYIAIYDIFEKNPNLYFDEIHFNEKGYRLIAEKILEKI; encoded by the coding sequence ATGATACTCGCTTTGGGCGATTGTAATGTAAAAGGCGCAGATAAATATAACGGTCTTACCTATGCAGACATTGTAGCCCGAAAGCTGAATCAGCCGCTTATCAATGCTGGTATTACGATGAGTACTGTAAGAGAAGGGAAAATTCTTTTTGATACATATAAAAATAAAAAGCCAAATATTATACTTTTTGGATATGGTCTTGTGGACAGCTGGAAAACTTTTCGCTACGCTCCATATGTTCTTTATTATCCTGATAATTTTTTGAGAAAGATTGCTAGAAAAATTGTTAAAAAATATAAAAAAATAGCTAGACAATTTGGTTTGAATAAGCTTTTTGGACAAAAATATGTGGTACCACCCGAAGAATATGAAAATACAATACGACAAATCATACAAGAGAGTCCGAAAATCATTCTAATCGAAACGCCCCCTCATCGTACAGAGCAGTTCCGTAATCCAGATATTAAAAAATATAATCAGGTTTTGAGAAAATTAGCCAATGAATATGAGCAGTGCGAATATATCGCAATTTATGATATTTTTGAAAAAAATCCAAACCTCTATTTTGATGAAATTCATTTCAATGAAAAAGGGTATCGTTTGATAGCCGAAAAGATTTTGGAAAAAATATGA
- the asnB gene encoding asparagine synthase (glutamine-hydrolyzing) — MCRIFGFNGKNRAVLDKMSTVLAPGGPDNYGFFESPEFSLGHRRLSIIDLSSEANQPMRFENLVISYNGEVYNYKEIQKELSEYTFTTSSDTEVILKAFHKWGVEAVHKFHGMFAIALYDTNQNKLTLIRDRAGVKPLYYYFDGKTFIFASEPKAVILHPAFQKRIDPKAAIFYFQLGFVPEPHSIFQNCHKLPAGHYLEFFDQKVVIKQYWDLPKEKIDIGFEEAKEKTRELLQKSFEYRMVSDVDVGLFLSGGIDSSLLASFLSKKYPLKTFTIGFEDERFNEAKIAKATARKLGTQHHELYFGIDELLKLLPTVADIFDEPFGDSSSLPTFLVAKLAKEHVKVVLSADGADELFGGYPINFKNYKRYPLYKNLRFIQFLLRGKRKYMATSDYLRYKLATRYRIFPDELKQQIFFDELQCSELLDCMFLFDFKHFLADDVLVKVDRVTMANSLEAREPYLDHELIEFAFSLPNELRFHKRILRVLLEEELPQLSKLPKQGFSVPIKYWLRSKLKEQVLDLLHQTSFLDDLVNKDKIVKQFYKSGKRTNAIWLMYMFRLWEERYMK, encoded by the coding sequence ATGTGTAGAATCTTTGGATTTAACGGGAAAAATAGAGCAGTCTTAGATAAAATGAGTACAGTTTTAGCTCCCGGTGGACCAGATAACTACGGCTTTTTTGAATCACCCGAATTTTCTTTGGGGCACAGAAGACTCTCCATTATCGATTTAAGTAGCGAAGCAAACCAGCCTATGCGGTTTGAAAATCTAGTTATCAGTTACAATGGAGAAGTGTATAACTATAAAGAGATACAAAAAGAGCTAAGTGAGTACACCTTTACCACCTCCAGTGATACGGAAGTGATTTTGAAAGCTTTTCATAAATGGGGTGTCGAAGCGGTTCATAAATTTCACGGGATGTTTGCGATAGCACTCTATGATACAAATCAAAATAAGCTAACCCTTATTCGTGATCGTGCGGGGGTAAAGCCTTTATATTACTATTTTGATGGGAAAACCTTTATCTTTGCCAGTGAACCAAAAGCTGTCATTTTACATCCAGCATTTCAAAAACGAATCGATCCAAAAGCGGCCATTTTCTATTTTCAACTTGGATTTGTTCCCGAGCCTCATTCGATCTTTCAAAACTGTCATAAACTTCCAGCAGGCCACTATCTGGAATTTTTTGATCAAAAAGTGGTTATAAAGCAGTATTGGGACCTTCCAAAAGAAAAAATAGATATAGGTTTTGAAGAGGCAAAAGAGAAAACAAGAGAGCTTCTGCAAAAAAGCTTTGAATATAGAATGGTTAGTGATGTGGATGTTGGACTGTTTTTGAGTGGAGGGATCGATAGCTCCTTGCTGGCCAGTTTCTTATCAAAAAAGTATCCGCTAAAAACATTCACCATCGGTTTTGAGGATGAGCGGTTCAATGAAGCAAAAATTGCTAAAGCGACGGCTAGGAAACTTGGAACCCAGCATCATGAGCTCTATTTTGGTATAGATGAACTGTTAAAACTGCTTCCAACCGTTGCCGATATTTTTGATGAGCCTTTTGGTGACAGCTCTTCACTTCCCACTTTTTTGGTTGCCAAGTTGGCAAAAGAGCATGTCAAGGTGGTACTTTCTGCCGATGGAGCAGATGAGCTTTTTGGAGGGTATCCCATCAATTTTAAAAACTACAAACGATACCCTCTATATAAAAATCTTCGATTCATTCAGTTTTTACTGCGAGGCAAACGAAAATATATGGCAACAAGTGATTATCTTCGCTATAAACTGGCAACGAGATACCGTATCTTTCCAGATGAGTTAAAACAGCAGATTTTCTTTGATGAGCTGCAGTGCAGTGAATTGCTTGATTGTATGTTTTTGTTTGATTTTAAGCACTTTTTGGCAGATGATGTATTGGTAAAAGTGGATCGAGTAACAATGGCCAATTCGCTGGAAGCTAGAGAGCCCTATCTGGATCATGAACTGATAGAATTTGCCTTTTCTTTGCCAAATGAGCTTCGTTTTCATAAAAGAATACTAAGGGTATTGCTCGAAGAGGAGTTGCCCCAGCTTTCAAAACTTCCAAAACAGGGGTTTTCCGTTCCTATCAAATATTGGCTCAGATCCAAACTCAAAGAGCAGGTTTTGGATCTATTGCATCAAACCTCATTTTTGGATGATCTAGTAAATAAAGATAAAATTGTAAAACAGTTTTACAAAAGCGGAAAAAGAACCAATGCCATCTGGCTTATGTATATGTTTCGACTTTGGGAAGAGAGGTATATGAAATGA